ACTTAGATCGTAAACCCTGCCCTTCAATCAAAAATTCAGGCTCCCATATGCTGTTACGCGCTTCAGAATGTTGAGTATATGAAGCAAAGGTTTGGGTTATGTAATCTTGAAAATCGTTCTGTATAGACCGAAACTCCAATAGCCTTTCTTCTTGAAATGCGACTTCATATTTACCTCCGCCAAGTTTTTTTAGCGTTTTTTCCAGCCTGTTTTTTTTTCTCGCTCTCATTATTACACAAAGTTAATAATAATTGCATAAAATCATCAAAATATTTTTTTTTAATTAATAACTATGAATTCAATTTTATTATGACTTCTTTGCCCTACCCCCAAAATATTTCCCCAACAACTACGTTTATTAACATCACCATTAAACCCATGAGACTATCCCTAACCTTACTGTTCCTGCTTACATTAACACGTTGTTTTGGCCAGACGCTGAGCGCTGTGGACAAGAAGCTGGCCGATGTCTACGAAAATGTGCCGGAGCGGTACACCGATGATCAAAAGGAAGCCAGGATGGAACTTTTTGAAAGGCTGTTGATGAAATATACCCGGCAGCTGCCCAAAACTATCGGTTACCCGTTTAAAAATTTGAGCGAAACGAGCGCGGTATATATTTCGACCTCGGACGATGGCAACTTGCGCATTTACTCGTACGACAGGAACAGGAGGCGGTCGATGCCCTGGTTTAATAATGTGTACCAGTACAGGGTTAACGGCAAGGTACTGGCCAGGCATGTGAAGCCTCCGTATGATTTGGTGCCCGATTATACCATTTACAAAATTAACACCCTGGCTGCAGGCGGCAAAACCTACTACATAGCCCAACGCATAGCATTTGGCGGCCTGCTCACCGAGTACAGCCTCCGGTTTATGACAATAGAGAACGGCAGGGTTAACGATAACATCAAACTGGTACAAACAGGCAAAACGCTTGAAAACGTGTTGATATGCGGTAAGGTCGACGAGTTGAACGGCGAGCAGAAATTCAGCATAGATTATGATAAAGCCTCGGGCACCATTTCGATGCCGGTAGTATCGGATGATGGAAAGGTTGGCAGCAAGCGGGTTGTTTATAAATTTAATGGGAAGTGGTTTGTGAGGGTGTAGCAGACAATGAAAGCAAATCACAACGCGACCACTCCAAACCTGGCCAACTATTTACATTCGTAATACTTTACTTGCTCCCAGTACCCAAACCATCTATAAGATTGTTACCTGGAGTTAATCTTAAGTTTAATTAAGAGGGGTTTCTTTACGCTTTGTAAAAAACGCCTATGAAAAAATTTATAGTATTATCGCTGTTGTGCCTTAGCTGGTTAAGCAATTATGCCCAGGTGCCCCTGGCTGCCGGTATTAAAAGAGCATCAACCGACTACGTGGAGGTTAAAAACTACTACTTGCTTTCCCTTTTTGAGCAGGATAACCAGGTAAGTTTATTACTTAAAAACGATGCCCAACTGGCGCAGCTGGCGCAACAAAAACTGAGCAGGCTTAATACATCTCTTACCGATTGCGGCGATGCATCGTGCTTAACCGCTGCTGTGAAACTTACAGACGATGAGATTCGGTTAGTAACTGAGCGCCTTACCGCGCTTTATAAACCAGGCAACGCTTTGGACAAGTTGGTAAAAACAAAGCTGATTCCATCCGGCGCGTATAGCTTATATAAAAAACTGCCCAATGTCGAGCTCCTGCAGAAGGCCTGGGAGCAGGATGCCGGCAGTGTTAATTATACCATTGCGGTATACGCCGAAGGGAAAAAACCTAATTATCCGCAAATAGATTCTATCAGTTACAATGTTCATGCAAAGGCTTATCGTACTTTAATGTACGATGTTACTGCTACCTTAATTGGCGACGTTAAAAACACGCGTTTGTTTTTTGAGCCATCGATGCAGGCTGCATTGCTTTATCTGCAGATAAATGAGCGGCAGAATCCTGCCAACTACGAGCCTATGGAATTTGGGGCGAATAAGGCTGCAGTCAACAGGATAAAAAGCATTAAATGGGCCGGTTATCCGTACTCAAACATCCTGGTGCCCGGCGCCGGGCCCGACAATTTGACATCGCCTTTAAGCGGCGAAGGCATGCTGCGGTGCAGGTTGGCTGTTCAGCAATATAAATTGGGTAAAGCTCCGTTCATCATCGTATCCGGCGGCAAAGTACATCCATACAAAACAAAATATAACGAAGCCGAAGAGATGAAGGTTTACCTGGTGAAAACCCTGCATATCCCCGAAAATGCCATCATCATTGAACCACACGCCCGCCATACTACTACCAATATGCGTAACAGCGCCCGGCTTATTTATAAATACGGCATTCCGGCCAATAAGCCCGGTATTGTGGTAACAGATAAATCGCAAACCGATTTTATTATGACGATGGATGCCCGCTGCCAAAAGGAACTGAACTATGTGCCTTACAAACTGGCCAAACGGAACTCGGAAACCGAGGTTGAATACTACCCGGTTGAAGATGCCAAACAAATTGATCCCGACGAGCCACTTGACCCACGATAAACATTCAACATATGCAAAAAATTACTTTAACCATAGTCGCTGTAATATTAGGTATCGGAAGCCTGACAACCGGCAATATTGATCATCAGCTCCAACGCTCAATCACTATCGATTCTTTGGGCGCTTGTCAGGGGATATCGTACCAAAACGGCCGCATATTTTTATACGGGGACCGCGAAGCAGGCATAATCCGTGAGTTTAAAATGGAGGGCGATAGCCTGGTTTATCAGCATAAAGAAGTAAAGCTTACCAAAAACGGGCAGGATGTGATTAACCACCCTACCGGGATAGCCTATAACGGCATTGGCCCAACTTTTATAGGTAACTCCATCCGCCTTAACGCCGAGGGTACCAAATGGAAAGCTGTTATTTATTGTGTTGATTGGAAAGCACTGTTGAGCACCGGTACGCTTGATGCCAGCCTGCTCAATACCATTGATGATGACGCCTGTATACAAGGCACCCGCCCCGAGTATGTTAAATATAATAATAAGTGGTATGTGGCCACCGTCGATTATGGCGACCATGGAAACGAGGTAAGATTATATGATCCGCAGAAGCTGGCAAAAGCAGCAAACACAAAAGAGGCGGGTGTGCTTTACAAAAAATTTACGTGCACGCCCTGGGTGCAAAACCTGCACTGGATAGCCGATAAAGGCGTGCTGGTGCTTATCCAAAATAAAATTGAGGGACGGCAATGGCGTTTTACCTACGTTGACCTCAAAAAATCGATAGAAGCTGGTAAGCAGGTAGTAATTAGCCAGGTTGATGATATTAACCGGGCCGATGAGCTGGAAGGATTTTCATTTATTGGCAACGATGAAAGGGGAATTGCGGTAACATCATCACGAAAAAGCAATGTAAATTTCACTAAAACAACCTGGTAAAAACCGGCGAAATGTACCAGCTTACAGGCGCCGGCGTACACCCGGTTGCCTTTTTTATTAATACAAACTTAACGTTTAAGTAGCCCGGTGTTAAGATAGCTGGTTTAATTTTGTTGCCATTACTACAATATTAATAATCTATAATTAATATTATATTATCACAAGGCAATGATTATTATGATAATATTAAAATCTGCCATGTATTTTAATTTAAATGCCTATGTAACATTAATTTAAACTTAACATCGATAGCCGGCGATAAAACATAGAAACCGGTGAATGCGCTAACATTCACACGGCTCCCGGAATAATTGTCAAAAAACTAAAAAAGCGGTCGAAAGCTTTACTGTCATTTCCTAACAATCAACTTTTAAAAATATGAATAAAAAGATTATCCGTGATCTTTTTGGAAGGTTTTTGCTAAAACCTTTTACCTGCCTCATGATCATGGCAACCGCGTTTAACTCAAACGCTGCAACCCTTATTAAAATTGCGGTTAACCAGGCAACTCAAGTATCCGGTACCGTAACCGACGAAACCAACCAACCCCTGCCTGGTGTATCAATAATGATCAAAAACACCAATAAAGGTACATCAACAGATGTGAGCGGAAAATATAGCATTGCTGCAGAGCCGGGAGCCGTGCTGGTTTTTAAATTTATTGGTTACCTGCCAAAGGAAATAACCGTTGGCGACCAGGCCAATATAAATGTTAAACTGGTGCCACAGGCCAACATGCTTAACGAGGTTGTAGCCATTGGTTACCAAACCATCCGTAAAAGCGATGTTACCGGTTCGGTTGCCAGCGTAAAATCAAGCGATTTAAATCTTTCTTCTCCTTCATTGGGGCAGGCGCTTGTTGGCAAGGTATCGGGTGTACAGGTATCGCAAACAGGCGGTGCGCCATATACCAGCCCCAAAATCAGGGTTAGGGGCATCGGCTCCTTCAATGCCAGTTCTGATCCTTTGTACGTTATCGACGGTTACCCATCAAATGACATCTACATTAATCCGGAAGATGTGGAAAGTATCGACGTATTAAAAGATGCTGCATCGGCCGCTATTTACGGTTCGCGCGCATCCGGCGGCGTGGTATTAATCACTACCAAAAAAGGTAAACAGGGCAAAGGCCGTTTTGAATACGATGTGCAAACCGGTATTGACCAGCTGGCCCACAAAGTAAAACTATTGAATGCCGATCAGGCTGCACTTCTGGTAATAGATGGTCGCAACAACGCCTATCATGACCTTTGGGTAAACACCGGCCATACCTGGAATGATGCCATGTATTCTGACCCGAA
The genomic region above belongs to Mucilaginibacter sp. KACC 22773 and contains:
- a CDS encoding YdcF family protein translates to MKKFIVLSLLCLSWLSNYAQVPLAAGIKRASTDYVEVKNYYLLSLFEQDNQVSLLLKNDAQLAQLAQQKLSRLNTSLTDCGDASCLTAAVKLTDDEIRLVTERLTALYKPGNALDKLVKTKLIPSGAYSLYKKLPNVELLQKAWEQDAGSVNYTIAVYAEGKKPNYPQIDSISYNVHAKAYRTLMYDVTATLIGDVKNTRLFFEPSMQAALLYLQINERQNPANYEPMEFGANKAAVNRIKSIKWAGYPYSNILVPGAGPDNLTSPLSGEGMLRCRLAVQQYKLGKAPFIIVSGGKVHPYKTKYNEAEEMKVYLVKTLHIPENAIIIEPHARHTTTNMRNSARLIYKYGIPANKPGIVVTDKSQTDFIMTMDARCQKELNYVPYKLAKRNSETEVEYYPVEDAKQIDPDEPLDPR